The genomic DNA GGCAGGTTGGGGGAGCGATATTCTGTGGGAATACCCACGCGCAGGCCTTTTACACTTTTGCCAACAGCTTTGCTGAAAGCAGGTACAGGGCGGTTTGAGCAGGTGCTGTCTTTTTCATCAAAGCCAGCCATGGCTTCCAGCATCAGCCCGGCATCGGCCACGCTGCGTGTCATGGGGCCAGCCTGATCAAGCGAGCTTGCGAAGGCAATGGTGCCCCAGCGGCTGCAACGACCATAGGTGGGTTTTAGCCCTACAATACCGCAATAAGCGGCAGGCTGACGGATGGAACCACCTGTATCTGTGCCTGTAGCGGCAAGGCCCAAGCCAGCAGCAACAGCAGCGGAAGACCCACCGGAAGAGCCACCGGGCACCAATGTGGCGGAGGGATCATCCTTGCGCTTCCACGGGCTTGCCACCGGCCCGAAAGCCGATGTGATGTTGGCAGAACCCATGGCAAATTCATCAAGGTTGGTTTTGCCAAGGAAAACCGCACCAGCTTTTAGCAGGTTGGCCGTTACTGTGCTTTCATAAGGCGGCACAAAGTTTTCCAGCATTTTGCTGGCAGCCGTGGTGCGCACGCCTTTGGTGCAGAACAGATCTTTGACGCCAATAGGTAGACCATCCATAAGTCCGGCAGTGCCTGCGGCGTAACGGGCATCTGCTGCATCTGCCGCGGCCAGAACTGTTTCTTCTGGCAGCACAGTAATATAGGCGTTCAGCACCGGGTTCAGGCGGGCAATGGCGTCCAGCTGGGCTTTGGCCAGTTCCCGTGCAGAAAATTTACGGGCGGCAAGCCCTTCACGCGCTTGGGTGAGCGTCAGTCCGGTCAGCATTATTCCACCACCTTGGGTACTGTATAGAAGGGGCCAGATGTTTCTGGCGCGCAGGCCAACAGGGCATCACGGCAGTTGCCGTCTGTTACCTTATCTTCCCGTTGGCGCAGGGTTTCGGTTTCTGTCCCCACCATGGGGGGAACGCCTTCCACATCCACTTCGGCAAGCTGGTCAATCCAGCCCAGAATACCGTTCAGCTTCTGGCGTGTGGCTTCAAGCTCATGCTCTTCCAGCCCGATACGGGCCAGTTTGGCAATGCGGCGGGTGGTCGCAAGGTCTAGCGACATGAAAGCGGACCCCTCTTTTCTTGATCTCAATAGGAAGAAAGCACCTAGCATAATCGCGCGAAAGGCAACATACCGTCCATATGACACTGCTTAGCCTGACAGACCTTGTTGCAACCCTGCCCAGACACGCACGCCTGCTAGGGATAGACCCCGGCAAAAAGCAGGTGGGGCTGGCGCTTTCCGATGTTTCCCGCATGGTGGCTTCACCATTTCAAACGGTAAAACGCGGGAAACTGGGGCAAATGGCCAGCTTTATTCGTGATCTTGCCAAAGAACACGAAATTGGCGGCATGGTTGTGGGGATTCCGCTTTCTTTAGATGGGTCCTTTGGCCCGGCAGCGCAGGCTAGCCGTGATTGGGCGCTTGCGCTTTCGGAACAGACAGGTTTGCCCGTGTGCCAGTGGGATGAACGTCTTTCCTCATCCGCAGTGAATCGTATGCTTATTAATGAGGCCGATCTCTCCCGCGCACGGCGAGCGGAAATGGTGGATCGGCTGGCTGCAGCATACATCTTGCAGGCCGCGCTGGATTCCCTGCCGCGTTAAAACGTGTTGGGCGGTACTGCCACGGATGTGGCGTACATTTGCCATAAAGCCTTTGAATACTTACCTTTAACGATATGGTTTTCACTTAAGAGGATGTATCTCGTGTCTCATTATTCTTTTCGGACGGCCGCTACAACTCTGCTGGGCGCTGCCATGTTTGCTATAAGCCTGCCTTGCGCCCATGCTGAAGAAGGCGCTTTGGGCCGCGCATGGGATAACACCCGTGAAGGCACCGAGCACGCGTGGAACAAGACCAAGGAAGGCACGAATAAGGCTTGGGAAAAGACAAGCAACGGCACAGAAAAAGTGTGGGACAAAACCAAGGACGGTTCTCGCAAGACCTGGGACAAAACCACCGAGGGCAGTGAAAAAGCGTGGGATAAGACCAAAGAAGGCACCCATAACGCTTGGGATAAAACCCGCGAAGGCACTGAAAAAACTTGGGACAAAACCAAGGAAGGCTCTCACAAAGTTTGGAACAAGACGAGCGATGGCACCGAAAAGGCTTGGGATAAAACCAAGGACGGTTCCCGCAAAGCTTGGGACAAAACCAGTGAAGGTACTGAACACGCTTGGAACAAGACCAAGGAAGGCACAGACAATGCCGCGCATGATGTTGGCCGGTGGGGCCAGAACACGTTCTCTGATGACAAAAAATAACGCTGCATAACGGCATTAAAAAGCCCGCTCTACCTTACGGCGTGTCGTCAGTTAAGCAGGATGATGATTGAGGCGAACTGCACGGCTGCGAGGAAGGTCGATTTCAGTTTATCGTAGCGGGTTGCGATAGCGCGAAACTGCTTGAGTTTATTGAAGAACCTCTCAACAAGGTTCCGTTCGCGGTAGAGAGAAAAATCGGTTTTCCGTCGTGTCGTTCTGTTGCGTTTTGGCGGGATGACCGGGGTAATCCCGCGCTGTATCAGCCGATCGATCAACCTGTCCGCGTCATACGCCTTGTCAGCAAGGAAAGCATCCGGTTCGATGTTTTCCAGAAGTGGTTCTGCCTGGGTGATATCGGCATCCTGTCCCGGTGTGATGCCGAGTTCCACTGGATTGCCCAGAGCGTCGCAGATGGCATGGATCTTTGTAGTTAGCCCGCCTCGTGATCGTCCGATGGCCTGATCCGTGCCCCTTTTTTGAGAGCTCCGGCACTATGCTGATGCGCTCGGACAATTGTGCTGTCGATCATCATGTATTCGTTGTCGTAATCAGCGGCCAGATAACGAAATATCCGTTCGATGACGCCGCTTTCACACCAGCGGCGCAGACGCCGGTGCACGTTTTTCCAGTCACCGAAACGGGCAGGAAGGTCGCGCCATGGAATACCCGCGCGATAGCGATACAGCACCGCCTCCACGAACAGACGGTTGTTCACCGCAGTGCCGCCGACATAGCCTTCTCGACCAGGAAGAAGATCCTTTATCCGCTCCCACTGGTCATCGCGTAAACTATAGCGCCGCATCTGTCTGTCTCCCCAAAAAAACGGGAAAACAGTCAGCACACGCAGACACAAAGTACAACCCTCACGTGCCACTCTCAGGGCTTAACTGACGACACGCCGTAGGTGGTAGGCGGGTTTTTTTATTGGTGGAGGAAGAACAAGGGGCCGGAATATTTAATGTTTGATATGTGCGGCTTTGCGCATTTTTAAATTATGCAAAGCGTGAAGTCGTTTGCGAAAAGAATTTTGTATTTGCAGCCAATACGCGCCAAACGCTGTCATTCTGGCCTCCTGTTTTTCTTAATCGTTATTTTTAAGAATAAGCAGGAATGATGGCCTGACTATGACAGTATATTTGGAGAATTTATCCTAATTTTATAAATACCTGATAATGCAAATAAAAAGGCGGCCCTAAAAAAGGCCGCCTTTTTGCTGGTTACGGCAGAAAAATGCAGATTAGGCTTTTGCTTCTTCCAGCAGAATCTGTTCGATGATGTCCAAGCCTTCATCAACCAGTTCATCAGATGCCGTAAGTGGTGTCAGGATACGAATGGTAGCGCCCTGCACACCACAAGCCAGCAGAATCAAGCCTTTTTCACAGGCACGGGCACACAGTTTGGAACCAAAGCCCTTACGCTGTTCTGCACCTGCATGGCGTTCCAGAATATCAAAGGCAACCATTGCACCCAGCCCACGTGGCATGCTGACAGGCAGCATATCTGTGCGTTTGTGCCAGCCTGCAATGCGGGCTTTCAGGCGTTCGCCCATGCTGTTGGCACGGTCCAGCAGCTTTTCTTCTTCAATAATATCCAACACAGCCAGACCAGCAGCACAGCCCAGCGGGGCGCCAGCATATGTGCCACCCAAACCACCCGGAGGAACCGAATCCATTAGTTCCGCACGGCCGATTACGCCGGAAAGCGGGAAGCCACCTGCCAGAGATTTGGCAATGCACACCAGATCCGGTTCTACGCCAGAATGCTCAATACCAAACAGTTTGCCAGTACGGGCAAAGCCGCTCTGCACTTCATCGGCAATCAGTTTGATGCCGTGTTGGTCGCAAATAGCGCGCAGTTGTTTGAGCAGCGCTGTAGGGGCAACGCGGAAACCACCTTCACCCTGTACGGGCTCAATAATAATGGCAGCCACATTGTTGGGGGAAATATCAGCCGCAAACAGGAAGTTCAGCATCTTCAGGCTGTCTTCGACCGTGATGTCATGATCATCGGGGAAGGGAATATGGTAAACTTCGCCCGGCAGTGTGCCGAAAGGTGCCTTGTAAGGCAGCACCTTACCCGTAAGTGCAGAAGCCAGCAGTGTGCGCCCATGGAAGCCACCGCAAAAAGCAATGACGCCATTACGACCAGTTGCTGCACGCGCAATTTTTACAGCATTTTCTGTGGCTTCCCCACCCGTAGTGAAGAAGATGGTTTTGGCATCGCCAGAAAACGGTGCGCGGGCATTCAGCTTTTCGGCCAGCTCAATATAGGGCTCGTAAGCAGAAACCTGAAAAGCCGTGTGGGTAAAACGGTCTAGCTGTTTTTTAACAGCATCCATTACTTTTGGGTGGCGATGGCCAACGTTCAGAACGGCAATACCGCCTGCAAAATCAACATAGCGCTTGCCTTCCACATCCCAGATTTCGGCATTTTCTGCACGATCTGCAAAAACTGGGGTGGAGGTGGCAACACCGCGTGGCACAGCATTGGTGCGGCGGTTCAGAAGGTCTTTATTCGTGGCCATTAATACGGGCTCCCGGGAACTATGTTGCGGGCAAAGTTGTTTCTGTTTCGTAAAATGTTTCGCACAGGAGGGGGAGGAGATTTTTTGTTGCCTCTGTGGTGATAAAAAGTCACCAGTAATTTAGCGCATACATATTGTTTTGCGGAACCCTTACTTCTTATTGGGGCAGGGTGGGTGTGTTTTGCGTTTCCAGCTCTACCTGTTCCAAAAGCCAGTTTCGGAATGTGATGAGGGATTTTTTCTCCCACGTGGCAGTAGATGCGCGCAGAAGGTAGGCTCCTAAGGCCACTTCTCGCAAAGGGGTTTGCGTAGGTTGCACACGCACCAAATGGCCTGTTTCAAGATCATTCCCCAGCAGGAAAATATTGCCCAGAGCAATCCCTTCTCCGGCGCGCGCAGCAGCCAGTGTAATGTGGGCCTGCCAGAGGCGCGTTGCGGCTGGCAGTTTTGTGCAGGCAACATTTTGCGCATGCAACCACAGTTTCCATTCGGCTTCATCTTCTTCCTGTAACAAGGGTGCACGTAGCAAATCTGCTGTTGTGCGCGGTTGACCACCCAGTTCTGTCAGGCAGATGGGGGCAGCCACCGGAAAAACATCTGGCCTGGCAATAATCATGCTGCGTGTGTTGCGTGGCTCTGCTAACGGAGCATCATCTCGCACATAGCCGATATGCGCATGATTATCTGTTTCCACACCGGTAACATGGAACGCCGTATTGGCATCTACTGGGCGCAACATAATTTCCAGTTGAGGATGCGCGCGCCGAAAAGTGGAAAGCCGTGGCAACAGCCAATGGTAAGCAAAACCATGCGCGCAGGTAATGGTAAGGGGGGGCGTATGGTTGCGAATATCTGCCGTAGCTGTGGCTAGTTCTTCCAATAGCGGAGTGATGCGGGAATAATAAGTGTGGCCTGCTAATGTAAGGGTTCCCGTTTCCTTATCTCGCAAGGGGGTGCCCAGAATATTTTCCAGATCCCGAATGTGGCGGCTGATAGCTGCGTGATCTACGCGCAATTCTGCGGCAGCCCGTCTGATACCGCCCGTGCGCGCAAATGCCGTAAAGGCATTGAGCATGGCAAGAGGTGGAATGCGGTATCGTTGGTCCATAAGTCGCCAGTCTGGGAAAAGTCTGGAGAGACAGGTGGGTTAAAATGGGGCCTCTGGCAAGAGTGATACGCGTATATTCAGGCAAAGATTGAAATATGAGACAAAAATAAGGTAAGGGTTGCGCCGTCTTGCAACGGTCCCGCGCAAGCGGGTTTGAAAGGGAATGCCGGAGGCTCCAGTGTTGGAACCAAGTCGGCAACTGCCCTCGCAACTGTAGGCGGAGAGCATATTACTCCTTGGCCGCATCACAGCGGCAGCCACTGGTGGCAACATCGGGAAGGCTGAGCAATATGCAATGACCCGCAAGTCAGGAGACCTGCCGTTGTTGTCTTGTTTAACCGCCGGGCGAGGGAACCGGAGGTGGATCATGTACTATGTTTACTCATCTGCTTTTAGCAGGTTTTTCCCGTAATCCCTTTGGTTGTTTTGCCTTCATGCTGCGCGGTGAAGTGTAGCAATGCCTTGTTTTACAAATAGAATTTGGAAGAAAGTCCCATATTCTCTGCCCTGTTTGCTTCTGGCCGGAGGGGTATTAGGCAACTTGCCCGCCTTAGCGCATAGTGAAGAGACACAGGCGGAGCAGGACCGTCGCCGTCTGGGCAATTCAGGGCCATTGATTGAGCAGATTGATCCGGCCACGGTGCGGGATTCCCAGCGTGCGGCAGAAGCGGCGGCGGCCGAGAAAAAGGGCGATGACACGCCAGACATGAGTGACCACCTGCTGGGCAACATGTGGGGGGCGCGGGATTGGATGGCCAAACACGGCATCAGCTTTGATATTCAAGAAGTGGATGAACTGTGGGGCAACGCCACAGGGGGCACGGCCTCAGGGGCTGATGGCGCCAGTGGCTCAGGCACCGGCCCAGCCTATGATGGGGTAACCATGCCCACCCTGACAGTGGATCTGGAAAAGCTGATCGGCCTGAAGGGCGGCACATTCAATGTTAGCGCCCTTCAGTTGCGTGGGCGCTCCATCTCGCAGGATCATCTGGCCAACTTCAACCCGGTCAGCGGGTTTGAGGCCGATCGCTCCACCCGTCTGTTTGAGCTGTGGTATCAACAGTCCTTTCTGGACGGCAAGCTGGATGTAAAGATCGGGCAGCAGGATCTGGATACCGAGTTCCTGATCAGTGATTACGGGGCATTGTATCTGAACTCCAACTTTGGTTGGCCCATGGCCCCATCGGTCAACCTGTATGCGGGTGGCCCATCCTGGCCGCTGTCTTCTCCCGCCATTCGTATCCGCTATCGTCCGTCAGACAAGTTCACCTTCATGTTTGCGGCAGCAGATGACAACCCACCGGGGAATCGCAACAACTCCTTTGGTATCCAGAACGGCGGCAACAGCGCAGACCCCACCAATCAGAACACTCATGATGAGGATGGGGCCAACTTCAACATGGGCACCGGTGCGCTACTGATTACCGAACTACAATATGCCCTCAACCCCAACCCGATGACATGTCACATGTCACCAAGGATCCCGGTCTGCCGGGCATCTACAAGCTGGGTGGGTATTACGATACGGCTAAATTCCCTGATTATCGCTACAACAATCAGGGGAAGGCTTTAGGGAGTGCGGCTGATACCACGGGTATTCCACGGTGGGATCGGGGCAACTGGATGGTTTATGGTATTATTGACCAGATGATCTGGCGGCCCTCACTTCAGTCTCCACAGTCTGTTGGCATTTTTGCGCGTGCTACAGGCAATGGTGGGGACCGCAACATGATCAGCTTTGCCATTGATGCGGGCATCAACCTCAAGGCGCCCTTCAAGGGGCGTGACAATGACACGGTTGGTCTGGGCTGGGGCATTGGCCGGGCTTCTTCTGGCCAGCGGCGGTATGATCGCAATTCTGGCGCACCTGTGCAGGGCAATGAAAACCATCTGGAACTCACCTATCAGGCGCAGGTGACCCCTTGGTGGGTCATGCAGCCGGACTTCCAGTATGTCTGGCATCCCTCTGGCGGTGTGACAGACTGGACAGGCAATCGCCTCGTCGGGAATGAAGCCGTCTTCGGACTCCGCTCCAATATCACTTTCTAGGGGTGGGGAGAGCAGCAGGCGTGTTCGGAATACCCTTGCTGTTAGGCTTTGTCATTCTATGATGAGGGCCGACCAAACCATGACGTTCTGTTTCAAGCTCTTTTGTGCCTGCTCCGGTAGGCTCTATTAAAAAGGATATAACATCATGAACACATCTGTTCATACAGCTATGCCAGTTGCCGTCGCGGGCCAGAGCATTCCGGTTCGTGCCATTTTGCCTTGGGCCGTTTTTGGCCTGATTGTTTCTGCACTACTGATCTACTTTGTGGGTGCAGAGCAGGGTGCCACTTCCCTAATTTCCGGGCACGCCGTACATGAGTTTGTGCATGATGGCCGCCACCTGCTTGGTTTCCCCTGCCACTAAG from Acetobacter ascendens includes the following:
- the gatA gene encoding Asp-tRNA(Asn)/Glu-tRNA(Gln) amidotransferase subunit GatA, with protein sequence MLTGLTLTQAREGLAARKFSARELAKAQLDAIARLNPVLNAYITVLPEETVLAAADAADARYAAGTAGLMDGLPIGVKDLFCTKGVRTTAASKMLENFVPPYESTVTANLLKAGAVFLGKTNLDEFAMGSANITSAFGPVASPWKRKDDPSATLVPGGSSGGSSAAVAAGLGLAATGTDTGGSIRQPAAYCGIVGLKPTYGRCSRWGTIAFASSLDQAGPMTRSVADAGLMLEAMAGFDEKDSTCSNRPVPAFSKAVGKSVKGLRVGIPTEYRSPNLPVEVVAMWEQGIAWLKEAGCEIVDVSLPHTKYGLTTYYIIAPAECSSNLARYDGIRFGIRKDAPTLDGVYEATRAAGFGAEVRNRILMGTYVLSAGYYDAYYLKAQKVRTLIKRDFEQAFENVDVLLTPTAPSAAFAQGENMDDPVQMYLNDIFTVPASMAGVPALSVPVGLNGNGLPLGLQVIGKHFDEETVLSIGGALEAAAGFTHLPSVHAGAGA
- the gatC gene encoding Asp-tRNA(Asn)/Glu-tRNA(Gln) amidotransferase subunit GatC, with amino-acid sequence MSLDLATTRRIAKLARIGLEEHELEATRQKLNGILGWIDQLAEVDVEGVPPMVGTETETLRQREDKVTDGNCRDALLACAPETSGPFYTVPKVVE
- the ruvX gene encoding Holliday junction resolvase RuvX, whose amino-acid sequence is MTLLSLTDLVATLPRHARLLGIDPGKKQVGLALSDVSRMVASPFQTVKRGKLGQMASFIRDLAKEHEIGGMVVGIPLSLDGSFGPAAQASRDWALALSEQTGLPVCQWDERLSSSAVNRMLINEADLSRARRAEMVDRLAAAYILQAALDSLPR
- a CDS encoding endoglucanase — protein: MLGGTATDVAYICHKAFEYLPLTIWFSLKRMYLVSHYSFRTAATTLLGAAMFAISLPCAHAEEGALGRAWDNTREGTEHAWNKTKEGTNKAWEKTSNGTEKVWDKTKDGSRKTWDKTTEGSEKAWDKTKEGTHNAWDKTREGTEKTWDKTKEGSHKVWNKTSDGTEKAWDKTKDGSRKAWDKTSEGTEHAWNKTKEGTDNAAHDVGRWGQNTFSDDKK
- a CDS encoding IS5 family transposase (programmed frameshift), which gives rise to MRRYSLRDDQWERIKDLLPGREGYVGGTAVNNRLFVEAVLYRYRAGIPWRDLPARFGDWKNVHRRLRRWCESGVIERIFRYLAADYDNEYMMIDSTIVRAHQHSAGALKKGARNQAIGRSRGGLTTKIHAICDALGNPVELGITPGQDADITQAEPLLENIEPDAFLADKAYDADRLIDRLIQRGITPVIPPKRNRTTRRKTDFSLYRERNLVERFFNKLKQFRAIATRYDKLKSTFLAAVQFASIIILLN
- the gabT gene encoding 4-aminobutyrate--2-oxoglutarate transaminase, with product MATNKDLLNRRTNAVPRGVATSTPVFADRAENAEIWDVEGKRYVDFAGGIAVLNVGHRHPKVMDAVKKQLDRFTHTAFQVSAYEPYIELAEKLNARAPFSGDAKTIFFTTGGEATENAVKIARAATGRNGVIAFCGGFHGRTLLASALTGKVLPYKAPFGTLPGEVYHIPFPDDHDITVEDSLKMLNFLFAADISPNNVAAIIIEPVQGEGGFRVAPTALLKQLRAICDQHGIKLIADEVQSGFARTGKLFGIEHSGVEPDLVCIAKSLAGGFPLSGVIGRAELMDSVPPGGLGGTYAGAPLGCAAGLAVLDIIEEEKLLDRANSMGERLKARIAGWHKRTDMLPVSMPRGLGAMVAFDILERHAGAEQRKGFGSKLCARACEKGLILLACGVQGATIRILTPLTASDELVDEGLDIIEQILLEEAKA
- a CDS encoding LysR substrate-binding domain-containing protein is translated as MDQRYRIPPLAMLNAFTAFARTGGIRRAAAELRVDHAAISRHIRDLENILGTPLRDKETGTLTLAGHTYYSRITPLLEELATATADIRNHTPPLTITCAHGFAYHWLLPRLSTFRRAHPQLEIMLRPVDANTAFHVTGVETDNHAHIGYVRDDAPLAEPRNTRSMIIARPDVFPVAAPICLTELGGQPRTTADLLRAPLLQEEDEAEWKLWLHAQNVACTKLPAATRLWQAHITLAAARAGEGIALGNIFLLGNDLETGHLVRVQPTQTPLREVALGAYLLRASTATWEKKSLITFRNWLLEQVELETQNTPTLPQ
- a CDS encoding CbtB domain-containing protein — protein: MNTSVHTAMPVAVAGQSIPVRAILPWAVFGLIVSALLIYFVGAEQGATSLISGHAVHEFVHDGRHLLGFPCH